Below is a window of Undibacterium sp. YM2 DNA.
AGTATTCTGATGCGGTCGCTTGGTTGTCATCATTTAATTCATCCTGATCAAATATGTTGGTGGCACGCTGTCGCATAACCATACACCATTCGCCGATACAAAAAACTGGAAGCCATCCTCCTGCATCTGTTTTGCCATGACCTGCAAGATAACCGGCTTGCCATGCCGCGCGCCAACGGTACGCGCCGTTGTCGTATTTGCCGACAGATGCACATGATGACGCGAACCAGGGTGTAGCCCTTCCTTCATGATGGAGGCGATAAAACGACTGGCCGTGCCATGATACAAAACATCTGGCGGCACTGTCACGGGCAAAGCCAGATCCACTGCTACCGAATGCCCCTGGTTTGCACGTATGCGCAAACCATCTTCACTGAGTGCAAAGCGCTGCTTGTCAGAAGTGCGCACCGCTTCATGCAAGTCTTCCAGCTTGAAACGCTTGCCATGCTTCGCGGCTTGGCTCATTAGTGTAGCTATTTCTGTCCAGCCCTGTGCATCCAGAGTGATGCCTATGGAATCTGGCTGGTGGCGCAGTACGTAGCTGAGGAATTTACTGAAGTTTTTATTGTTATTATTCATTTTATTTTTTTGATTTATTGTCGTAACTTATTTATTGTTCGTGAATGTAGTTTCGAAAGCCTGAAGACTTCCGGTGTTTTTCTTATCCAGTACAGCAAAGACAATCTTTTCAAACGCGCCATGAAAAATCGATCCAGGTGATAGGGCATTTAAGAAGTAAGCAGCGATTTTTTGCGGATCGTTGCCGAATACCCCGCAGCCCCAGGCGCCCAGCACCAGATGTCTATGTCCATGTTTAAGTGCCAATGCCAATACAAGATTGATCCTGTTGAGCATAATGCCAGCCGCTTCGCCGACACGCTCAGGTTCATTCATTTTTAATGCACCCAGATTGACGGCAGGTGCAGTTATGAAGGATGCGCTGTAGAAGTTATCCAGCAAGGCATAATCCTCATCCCTGAATACAGGTACGTCTGGCGAATAAATCATGTCATCGCTATAGATACAAGATTGTAAGGCGCGGTTCTTTTCATACATGGCAGTCATTTGCGCAATGCAGGGATATAAACCAGATGATTTGGTCAGATTTTCTTCCTGCGCTTCTGAGCCACCCAAAAAGCCGCCACCAGGGTTTTTGGCAGATGCGAAATTCAGGCAAAGTGGGCTCACTCTATTTTCTGATGCCAGTCGTCTGGCTGCTGTCAGGCAGCCTTCATTGGTGACGCTGATAGCAGTAACAAATTTTTCGCCAGCCGTAAGTGTGCGCAATACTTGCTTTAATTCTTCAGGCGAGTAGTGGATGGATGCTTGCTTTGCAGCCGTCAAACTACCTTGTATGCTGACCTGATTGCCATGTTGGCTGATATAGTTTCCGCGTTCTAGTATTGCCAGGGTTTCCTGTGCAATGTCGGCTCTTTGTTTTCTATTGATTACTGTAGTTTGCATTATTTTTCTCTATCTTATTGTTGTCACCAAGAATATGAGTCCCGCATAAATGAACTATAAACTATCTTAGTGAAATAAATCAACTAAGATAGTTTCATAAAATAACTAAGAATGAAGAAATGTTGTTTAATTGCAGAGTAAGGCTGCTTGAATGGCAGTAAAACTTAGATAAGTGGTGCTGAAAAGAAATTCGGCAGGTAATTTATTATGTAGGCAGGTTTGTAGTCTTAGTATTTGCAACTAATTGTAATCGGTTACTTGAGAAGACCGGTACTTAGACAAACGCATGTCCCGTGCTAAGTTATTGAAAATAAAAACTTATTTTTAACTATGGACGCTATTTTTAGCGCTGATAAGGCGAGCAAAAAGAAAATGCGGGTACTTAGTTGCAAAAAATAACTAAGTGACCTACAATAGAATCAGCCTCACAAGAAAAGGAAACATCATGAAACGCAATTTGCAAGTCCTCATCATTGATCCGCAAAATGATTTCTGTGATTTGCCGCCAGCTTATCTGGCAAGGGATGCGCATAGCGCTGAACCAGTATCGCCAGCCCTGCCTGTGCCTGGCGCCCATGCCGATATGTTGCGCGTGGCTGAACTCATCAATAAAGGTGCGGATGGCATCAGCGGTATCAGCATCACTCTGGACGCTCATCATCGCTATGACATTGCCCACCCCACTTTCTGGATGACAGGGCAGGGCGCAGCCGTGTCACCTTTCACCAGCATTTCTGCAAGCGCGGTACGCGCTGGCGAATATCAGCCACGCCAGCGAGAGGCTTTACTTCGTACACTGGCCTATCTGGATGCACTCGAAGCCGAAGGTCGTTATCAACTGATGATATGGCCAGTGCACTGCGAAATTGGCTCATGGGGGCAGAATGTGCATGCAGATGTGCGTGCGGCCTATAATGCCTGGGAAGAAAAACAACTGGGCGTGGTTAACAAGATCAACAAAGGTTCCAACCCCTGGACTGAGCATTATTCAGCGGTGAAGGCAGAAGTGCCAGATGCCAGTGACCCTGATACACAATTGAACCAGCAATTGATTACCGAACTCAGCAAAGCTGACCGCGTGTATATTACCGGCGAAGCAGGCAGCCATTGCGTGAAAGCGACCACTGAACATCTGGTAGAGAATTTCGCCGCAGCCGATTTGCACAAGCTGGTATTGGTAACAGATTGCATGAGTGCAGTCACAGGTTTTGATGCACAGTTTGAAGGCTTTGTGCGCGACATGGCAGCCAAAGGTGTGCAGATTGCGAAGATGGCAGACGTATTGCCTGAGTTGTTGGCGAATGCGTAAAGGTTAAGAAGATAAACGCGTAGGGTGCGCCTTGTGCACAGCCCCTTTGTCAAAAAAACGAGAGTTGATTTTGTTTGTGGGCACGTCAAACAATGGTGCGTATGGCGCGCCCTATTTGTCGGTCATGCTTCATCTTGCAACAGCTTTTAAGTGACACTAGAAAAGAAAAATATGAAACCCGTAGTTCAAAGTTTGCTGGAAACTGATTTATATAAATTCACCATGTGGCAAGCCTTGCTGCATAGTCATCCAAATACACAGACTGAATATGCTTTCGTTTGCCGCAATTCCACGGCTTATCCGCTGGCAGAATTAAAGGAAGATGTTGAACGTGAACTTGATCACCTGTGCGCGCTGTACTTTACTGAAGATGAACTTGATTATCTGCGTTCCTTGCGCTTCATCAAAAGTGACTTCACTGACTTTTTAACGGTCTTTCATTTTCAGCGTAAATTCATCAAGGTCAGTACCGATGGCGAGAACTTGCAGATCGTGGCAACCGGCCCGCAAGTGCATGTCATGGGATATGAAATCTTTGTACTGCATATCGTCAATGAATTATATTTCCGCCGCTTGCAAACAGAACAAACTCTGGTTGAGGGTAGAAACAGGCTGGCAGCCAAGATAGAGAAAATCCGTGAATTTGGAAAAGAAGCACCCAAAACCCATCCATTTGAATTCTTTGATTTTGGTTTGCGCAGGCGTTTCTCTGGCGAATGGCATGATGAAGTCGTCGCCACGCTGGCGCGTGAAGTGCCGCAATTCTTCAAGGGTACATCGAATGTCTATCTGGCCAAGAAACACAAGCTGGTGCCGATAGGCACGATGGCGCATGAATACCTGCAGTCTTACCAGTCCTTTGGCGTGCGCCTGCGTGATTTCCAGAAAGCGGCGCTGGAAGACTGGGTGCAAGAATACCGTGGTGACCTGGGTACTGCCTTGACAGACGTGGTCGGCATGGATGCCTTCCTGTCTGACTTTGACCTGTACTTTGCCAAACTGTTTGATGGCCTGCGCCACGACTCTGGCGATCCTGTGGTCTGGGGTGAAAAGGCCCTGGCGCACTACACAAAGTTACGCATAGATGCACATACCAAGCGCCTGGTGTTTTCTGATGGACTGAATC
It encodes the following:
- a CDS encoding RNA 2'-phosphotransferase, encoding MNNNNKNFSKFLSYVLRHQPDSIGITLDAQGWTEIATLMSQAAKHGKRFKLEDLHEAVRTSDKQRFALSEDGLRIRANQGHSVAVDLALPVTVPPDVLYHGTASRFIASIMKEGLHPGSRHHVHLSANTTTARTVGARHGKPVILQVMAKQMQEDGFQFFVSANGVWLCDSVPPTYLIRMN
- a CDS encoding TIGR02452 family protein gives rise to the protein MQTTVINRKQRADIAQETLAILERGNYISQHGNQVSIQGSLTAAKQASIHYSPEELKQVLRTLTAGEKFVTAISVTNEGCLTAARRLASENRVSPLCLNFASAKNPGGGFLGGSEAQEENLTKSSGLYPCIAQMTAMYEKNRALQSCIYSDDMIYSPDVPVFRDEDYALLDNFYSASFITAPAVNLGALKMNEPERVGEAAGIMLNRINLVLALALKHGHRHLVLGAWGCGVFGNDPQKIAAYFLNALSPGSIFHGAFEKIVFAVLDKKNTGSLQAFETTFTNNK
- a CDS encoding cysteine hydrolase; translated protein: MKRNLQVLIIDPQNDFCDLPPAYLARDAHSAEPVSPALPVPGAHADMLRVAELINKGADGISGISITLDAHHRYDIAHPTFWMTGQGAAVSPFTSISASAVRAGEYQPRQREALLRTLAYLDALEAEGRYQLMIWPVHCEIGSWGQNVHADVRAAYNAWEEKQLGVVNKINKGSNPWTEHYSAVKAEVPDASDPDTQLNQQLITELSKADRVYITGEAGSHCVKATTEHLVENFAAADLHKLVLVTDCMSAVTGFDAQFEGFVRDMAAKGVQIAKMADVLPELLANA
- the pncB gene encoding nicotinate phosphoribosyltransferase; the encoded protein is MKPVVQSLLETDLYKFTMWQALLHSHPNTQTEYAFVCRNSTAYPLAELKEDVERELDHLCALYFTEDELDYLRSLRFIKSDFTDFLTVFHFQRKFIKVSTDGENLQIVATGPQVHVMGYEIFVLHIVNELYFRRLQTEQTLVEGRNRLAAKIEKIREFGKEAPKTHPFEFFDFGLRRRFSGEWHDEVVATLAREVPQFFKGTSNVYLAKKHKLVPIGTMAHEYLQSYQSFGVRLRDFQKAALEDWVQEYRGDLGTALTDVVGMDAFLSDFDLYFAKLFDGLRHDSGDPVVWGEKALAHYTKLRIDAHTKRLVFSDGLNLETAFSLYRHFADRTMTGFGIGTNLTNDTGIKALNIVMKLMSCNGQPVAKLSDSAGKTLCTDETFLAYLRQVFHHPVMSTKLYPGISSC